The nucleotide sequence GAATTGACCGGGTACTCCCCCATCTGCATCTTGGCTTCCCGGTGGAAGAGGCGGAAGGTATCAAAACCGGCTGGCACCGCAGCACTCTGCTTGTCATTGCCATAACGCTGCATAATATTCCCGAAGGCCTGGCGGTAGGCGTCGCTTTCGGCGCTCTTGCCGCCGGTCTGCCCGCCGCTTCCCTGGGAGCAGCAATAGCTCTTGCCATCGGCATCGGCATTCAGAACTTTCCGGAGGGGCTGGCGGTCTCCATGCCCCTGCGCAGGGAAGGACTGTCTCGCCGGAAGAGCTTCTGGTACGGTCAGCTATCAGGCACCGTTGAGCCGTTTGCCGGAGTCATTGGCGCTACCGCCGTTATTATCGCTCAACCTATTCTCCCCTACGCCCTGGCTTTTGCTGCCGGAGCCATGATTTTTGTCGTTATCGAAGAACTGATACCTGAAGCCCAGCGTGGCGGCAATACCGATCTGGCGACGATGGGTGGCATGCTTGGTTTCGCTGTTATGATGCTGCTCGATGTCGCTTTCGGCTGAACCCGTATAGCCTGGAGACACGATGAGAACATTCACCAGGGAAGAACTTAAAAAGTACGATGGCAGCAGCGGCATAATCTATACTGCCTACCACGGCAAGGTTTACGATGTATCTTCCAGCTATCACTGGAGAAAGGGCACTCACCAGGTGATGCACCGTGCCGGTTCTGACCTGACCGAGGCACTGGAACAAGCCCCGCACGATGCCGGACTTCTGGAGAAATTTCCCGTAGTGGGTGAGCTGGTCAGGTAAGCGGTAGTTAATGTAAACGGTTACCTGTAGCGGGCCACCCGGAACTGTCCCCGAAATTTTTAAAGAAGAAGGGGCTGATTCCGTCACTTTCCAGACTAAAAGCCAGTCTTCATCCCGCGCATCCAGTCGTTCATTTCATTGTCGTTCAACGCACCCTCTGTGGCCCTTTTGGCGTATGACCTGGATTGTCCCAGTTCCTCTTTCGTTCCAATATTTTCCAGAAAATAATCGAACAGCGGATTCAATAATCCATGAAGTCGGCGGAAAGTTGCCGACTTTTCTTTTAAAGCCAGCTTGTAAAACCGGATGCAGTTGAAACAGGCAGGGGTGCGTACCAGGTACTCCGCGGTATCAACATGATGAATACGTGACAGGCAACGCATACCCAGCTTCAGTGGCTCGCGCAGCAGGCGGAACCAGGGAGCGCGCCGGTAAGCAATGGTGACCAGCTTTAATGTACAGGTCCCGCAGACAGCGTTCTTACGCAGGTTATTCATCACAACAACCCCGTTGCCAGTCCCGTGCCAACAATCAAGAGCATAATGCCAACAACGTATTGCACAGCCTTCAAAGTTACCTTCTTTACCAGCCGCGAGCCGACGAATGACCCGATAAAGGCAAAGACTATACCGAGCAGCACCAGTCGCCATATATCACCGTCGATGGTTGCAAAGTTAGCCGTGTAGAAAGTAGCCCCATATACGCCAAGGCGTACCAGGTCAACCAGAAAAGAGGAGACGCCATTGGTGCCGACGAACGCCTTTGTACCCAGACCGCTCTTTATCAGGAAGGCTGAGCGGAAGGCCCCCTGATTGCCGGACAGTCCCCCGAAAAAGCCTGATAATACCCCGCCCAGCGGCAGGTACTTCCGGTCAAACGCCATGCCTTGCAACTTCGGTATCAGGTCGAACAGAGCAAAGACAATAATCAACGCACCAATAACCAGCTTGACCAGTGTTATGTCAAATATCCTTTTCCCGATTTGATAGGAAGTAAAAGCCGGCATGAAAGATAATCTGCCCAGCAGCCAGGCGCCAAGGATAGCCGCCAGAGCCGCCGTAAGAGCAAAGCGAAGGAACACCCCCCAGTCCGCGTTCCGCCCTACCAGGATCACCTTAAAGATATTATTAGCCAGGTGAACCACGGCGGTGGCGGCTATCGCCACCGGTATCGGGAAGAAGAGAGCAAAGGCCGGCATGAGCACTGTCCCCAGACCAAAACCGGAAAAAAGCGTTAGAGAAGAAACAAATAGCGCCGTCAAGCGGTCTTTGTCAATATGCCGTTACTCGCTTTCTATGTGCCTTTGATTCCTGATATCCTTCGCCGTTTTCAGTCGTCCGTCCCAATATATGGTAAAATACTATAGCGCGGAATTAAACTGACAATGGCAGGTATCAATTGTACGCTGTCCTGAAGTCTAACATCGGCCGGAGAATACTACTCCTGGTAACGGTGATTATGATTCCGGTGCTGGCAGTCCTGGCAATATCCGGATGGATAGCCGCGCAGCAGAGCCTGGAGCGCGTATCCCGCGAGAACCAGGCTCTATCACAGGCAGTTGCCAGCCATCTGGGTTATGTTCTCCGCCAGAACCTTGAGCGTCTGGAAAATGTTCAATTTGCTCCGGGGTTAGATATTCAGGACGGAGACCCGGAGCCGGAGCGAAGAGCTCTCCACAGTGCCTATCTCGACTCTATCTTTGATATTGTATTTATCACTGACCTGAACGGGAAGATAGTGTGGGCGGAGCCGTTCCGGCAGGGCTTTGTCGATGCTCCCGTCGGCGATTATCCACCGGTATTACAGGCGATTAACACCAAGAGGTCTTTGGTCTCAGACGTCTTCACAAACACCCTTGATGGCAACAGAGTCATCTTCGTCATCGCTCCTTTGCGCAACCGTGAAGGCCAGGTCGCTGGTCTGGTCGGTGGACAGATTGACCCCGCCAGGAATACGCTACGCCAATTTATCCTGCCGGTCAAACTCGGGGAGACCGGATACATTGACATTATTGATAGCCGGAGGGTGGTACTGACCAGCAGCGACCCCCGGCGTATGTTCACCGCCTGGGAGAACGACAGTAACCCTGAAATGTTGACGGAACTGGCGCGCCTGCCTGATTCCCCGTGGTCTGTGGCGGTAAGTCAATCAAAAGAGGAAGCCATGGCCCCGGCACGTACACTGGAGTCTACGTTCATGATTGCGGGAGTATTAGCCGTGATCGTTGTTTCCTTCCTGAGCTGGGGAATGGCCCGCAGCCTCATCAGGCCGATCGGCCAGCTCAAAACAGTAGCCCAGGATATCTCCCGCGGTAATCTTTTGCGGCCGGTACCGGACCTGGGCAGTGACGAAATTGGCGAACTCGGCCGGAGTTTTGACGTAATGCGGATAGAGCTGAAAAAATCATTAGAGGAAATCCAGGAATGGAACCGCCAGCTTGAGGCAAAGATAGAGGAAAGAACCCGCCAGTTACAGGACTCTTACCGTGAGATAGAGCGTAAGGAAGCCTCCCGCGGACAGCTACTGCAAAAGGTACTGATGGTTCAGGAGGAGGAACGCCGCAGGGTTGCCCGGGAGCTTCACGACGAGACTACCCAGTCAATACTGGGCCTGGTGATGAGACTGGAGGCAGCCACTGCCATCCCCGACGGAGATGCAAACAAGATAAAAGGCATGCTCGCTGACATCAGAAGTCTGGCGGTAAGCACTCTGGATAACGTGCACAAGGTTATCTTTGACCTGCGCCCATCGGTGCTGGATGACCTGGGGCTGCTGTCAGCGTTACGCTGGTACGCGCAGAACCGCCTCGAGGAGTTGAATATCAAGGCGCGGGTTGAGGTAACCGGCGAAGAAAAAGAACTACCGCCACAGATTGAGATAGCACTGTTCCGCGTTGGGCAGGAAGCCATTACCAACATCGCCAAACATGCCCAGGCCAATAACGTGTTGATTAACGTGGAGTTCAAGGATTTGATAATTGCCGTCGAGATAGAGGATGATGGCCGCGGCTTTGATATGAAGATATTAAAGCAGTATGCGGATGAAAACCAGGGGGTGGGACTGCTGGGTATGCGGGAGCGTATCGAGTTGCTCGGAGGGCAATTCTGCATTGAATCGCAACCGGGCAAGGGGACTCGCATCACCGTCGAAGTTCCCCTGAAGCAATGAGGTGACAAAATGACCAAAATTAGAGTTCTTATTGCTGATGACCACGCTATCGTCAGGGAAGGGATACGCATGATACTGGCCACTCATGATGATATTGAGGTGGTCGGCGAAGCCGCCGATGGTAGAGAAACAATCATCCAGGTCGGTAAACTGGCACCGGATGTAGTCCTGATGGATATCGCCATGCCGGGCCTGGGTGGGCTGGAAGCCACCCTGGAGATTATAAAGACAAACCCCCTCAGCAGGGTGCTGGTACTGACTCAATACGATGACAGCGAGTATATCTACCGTTTCCTCAAGGCGGGCGCGGCCGGTTACGTGCTCAAGAAAGCGGTAGGTAGCGAGTTGGTAGCGGCGATAAGGGCTGTTTCGCAGGGAAAATCCTTCGTCGACCCCGCAATCGCGGATAGGGTAATCAAGGGTTACCTGGAACACCCTGAAACCGCCGCCGGGGAAGCCCCCTACGACCGCCTCAGTGACCGCGAGAAGACCGTTTTCAAGCTGATTGCTGAGGGCTACACCAGCCGCCAGATTGCCGATACTCTCTCTTTAAGCATCAAAACGGTGATGACACACCGCGCCAACATCATGGAGAAGCTCGATTTCCATAACCGCGCCGAGCTGATTAAGTATGCCATCCGCCAGGGAGTGATCTCTTCCGACGATTAGTCCCGTTCCTGCTGTCTTTCCACTATTTTTTGTCCTCAAATACCTTCTTTTTCCGGCCCTCTACACTGTTCAATCGGACAAACTAGGGCACAGTACCGATACCCGGATTCTATACTCTCCTCTACAATATAATTGAGACTGAAAAGAGAGGAGGAACAAAATGAAGAAGTATCGAGGAACAGAAAAGGGACCACGGGGTGTTTACCTCAACCTGGCTAACGGTGAATTCGTCCAGCTTCACGAAAAGGCTCGACTCCTTCCAGGCACCAAAGAAGTCAACTACATCAGAGTGCCACCGGTACTGGCAATGATAGCCGGCCCCTTCATTGGTCTGGCATTCATCATCTTCCTTCCCCTGGTTGGCATTGCCGGGTTCGTCAGCTTTGTCGGCTACCGGCTCTGGCGAGCGATTGTAACAGTAGAACGCCGGACAGTGCAACTGGGCGCCGCAGGCTGGAATCCGGAACGGGCCTACTTCATCCGGCATGGCACCACCCCGGATGAGAATCCGGAGGTCAAAAGCGAAGAGGAACTGGAAAAACTGGAGGAGGAAATAACCATACGGAGGCAAAGCGGTGAGCAGTAAAGCTCCCCGCAGACCGGAAGAATCATCGAAATGAGGCAGTCCGCTTTACCAGCGCCGGTTCTTGTGATAGAATAAGGGATGGAGCATTAAGTTTACTTGCCGGATATATAGTGGGACGGCCTCATTGTTAAGAGGAGGTCTACCTTGGCAAGGTTCGGGAAGCCACTAATAATTGTCCTGTCGGGCATTATCCTGATGGGGATAGTATATGCCCGGTTAGCCGAAGCCAGTAACGGAGCTCCACCCATCCCACACAGTGTTACCGGACAAGAAGAATGCCTGGGCTGTCATGACTCTCGGGGACTGAACCCGGTACCGCAGAACCACAGTAGCTATAACGAGGGTTCCTGTCTGGTCTGTCATTCGATTTCCGGTATGGCCGGAGAAGAACCTCTATCTGACGAGTCCTGCCAGCAGTGCCATAGCCAGCCTGATCTCAGCATGACATTCTCCGGCGGAGAAATGCTGCCGCTCTATATTGACCCTCAGCGATATGCCAGCTCGGTTCATGGGGATAAACTCCTTTGTAGTGATTGCCATAGCGCTATCTCGGACTATCCCCACCCCACGCGAGAGGTCGGTAGCCTCCGGGAATACAGCATCGCTCAGTATGACCTCTGCAAGAGATGCCACTTTGACAACTACACCAAGACCCTGGATAGTATCCATTATGAGATGCTGTCAGGCGGCGACTTAAGAGCCCCTCTTTGTACTGACTGTCATGGGGCACACGACGTGGCTCTTCCCTCTCAACCAAGAGCTAAAATCTCGCAGACCTGCTCCCAGTGCCACCAGGCTATATCACAGGAATATATCGGCAGTGTACACGGAAAAGCGTTACTTGAAGAAGATAACTTTGATGTCCCGGTCTGTACTGACTGTCACCAGTCCCATACCATTGAAGACCCCAGGACGGCGTCTTTCCGCATTGAGTCCGTGCACCTGTGCAGTAACTGCCACAGCAACGAGCAATTGATGGAGAAGTACGGGATATCGTCTAATGTAGTCAAAACCTATCTTAATGATTTCCATGGTCGCACGGTGGCGCTGGTGGAGAAGCAGGCCAGGGACATCTGGGTGGAAGAGGCAGTCTGCACTGACTGCCATGGCATCCATGACATTCAGGCTGTTAATAGCCCCGGTTCGCCGGTGATAAAAAGCAACCTGGTGACGACCTGTGGCAAGTGCCATGATGATGTCACCGCCAATTTCCCGGGGGCATGGTTATCCCACTACGAACCCAGTATCAGTAAGGCACCACTGATATTCTTCGTCAGGTGGTTCTACTGGATACTGATACCCTTCATACTGATTGGGCTGTCCGTTCATGTCCTGCTT is from Dehalococcoidales bacterium and encodes:
- a CDS encoding sulfite exporter TauE/SafE family protein — encoded protein: MTALFVSSLTLFSGFGLGTVLMPAFALFFPIPVAIAATAVVHLANNIFKVILVGRNADWGVFLRFALTAALAAILGAWLLGRLSFMPAFTSYQIGKRIFDITLVKLVIGALIIVFALFDLIPKLQGMAFDRKYLPLGGVLSGFFGGLSGNQGAFRSAFLIKSGLGTKAFVGTNGVSSFLVDLVRLGVYGATFYTANFATIDGDIWRLVLLGIVFAFIGSFVGSRLVKKVTLKAVQYVVGIMLLIVGTGLATGLL
- a CDS encoding response regulator transcription factor, with translation MTKIRVLIADDHAIVREGIRMILATHDDIEVVGEAADGRETIIQVGKLAPDVVLMDIAMPGLGGLEATLEIIKTNPLSRVLVLTQYDDSEYIYRFLKAGAAGYVLKKAVGSELVAAIRAVSQGKSFVDPAIADRVIKGYLEHPETAAGEAPYDRLSDREKTVFKLIAEGYTSRQIADTLSLSIKTVMTHRANIMEKLDFHNRAELIKYAIRQGVISSDD
- a CDS encoding cytochrome b5 domain-containing protein, translated to MRTFTREELKKYDGSSGIIYTAYHGKVYDVSSSYHWRKGTHQVMHRAGSDLTEALEQAPHDAGLLEKFPVVGELVR
- a CDS encoding cytochrome c3 family protein, which translates into the protein MARFGKPLIIVLSGIILMGIVYARLAEASNGAPPIPHSVTGQEECLGCHDSRGLNPVPQNHSSYNEGSCLVCHSISGMAGEEPLSDESCQQCHSQPDLSMTFSGGEMLPLYIDPQRYASSVHGDKLLCSDCHSAISDYPHPTREVGSLREYSIAQYDLCKRCHFDNYTKTLDSIHYEMLSGGDLRAPLCTDCHGAHDVALPSQPRAKISQTCSQCHQAISQEYIGSVHGKALLEEDNFDVPVCTDCHQSHTIEDPRTASFRIESVHLCSNCHSNEQLMEKYGISSNVVKTYLNDFHGRTVALVEKQARDIWVEEAVCTDCHGIHDIQAVNSPGSPVIKSNLVTTCGKCHDDVTANFPGAWLSHYEPSISKAPLIFFVRWFYWILIPFILIGLSVHVLLDLWRRITNR
- a CDS encoding ZIP family metal transporter; amino-acid sequence: MIDFFQSLHPVLQALLATCFTWGLTAAGAAAVFTAKEVSRRVLDAMLGFAAGVMIAASFWSLLAPAIEMSEGKDIPSWMPAVIGFLMGGVFLRGIDRVLPHLHLGFPVEEAEGIKTGWHRSTLLVIAITLHNIPEGLAVGVAFGALAAGLPAASLGAAIALAIGIGIQNFPEGLAVSMPLRREGLSRRKSFWYGQLSGTVEPFAGVIGATAVIIAQPILPYALAFAAGAMIFVVIEELIPEAQRGGNTDLATMGGMLGFAVMMLLDVAFG
- a CDS encoding cache domain-containing protein, with amino-acid sequence MYAVLKSNIGRRILLLVTVIMIPVLAVLAISGWIAAQQSLERVSRENQALSQAVASHLGYVLRQNLERLENVQFAPGLDIQDGDPEPERRALHSAYLDSIFDIVFITDLNGKIVWAEPFRQGFVDAPVGDYPPVLQAINTKRSLVSDVFTNTLDGNRVIFVIAPLRNREGQVAGLVGGQIDPARNTLRQFILPVKLGETGYIDIIDSRRVVLTSSDPRRMFTAWENDSNPEMLTELARLPDSPWSVAVSQSKEEAMAPARTLESTFMIAGVLAVIVVSFLSWGMARSLIRPIGQLKTVAQDISRGNLLRPVPDLGSDEIGELGRSFDVMRIELKKSLEEIQEWNRQLEAKIEERTRQLQDSYREIERKEASRGQLLQKVLMVQEEERRRVARELHDETTQSILGLVMRLEAATAIPDGDANKIKGMLADIRSLAVSTLDNVHKVIFDLRPSVLDDLGLLSALRWYAQNRLEELNIKARVEVTGEEKELPPQIEIALFRVGQEAITNIAKHAQANNVLINVEFKDLIIAVEIEDDGRGFDMKILKQYADENQGVGLLGMRERIELLGGQFCIESQPGKGTRITVEVPLKQ